The following proteins come from a genomic window of Longimicrobium sp.:
- a CDS encoding RDD family protein: MAREKPSYVITPDSFTLSPAIMGLPLARPSRRLAAMLLDLLLVAILVNLGGVLLAVAAAFVAFRLAARLAPKGAGRLAGLARVGIRSFGAIVLFVVALNLWDGVGDWFRGWGDNVTVSTGPGAGAQAAVSALRMAPELMRLQNASTEEEARRVAPQVVSGLRQAGLSDEDAGEALREMVEDAEQPWMGAVVNDALKSRAPADVEALTLRTDSLASSYAAALAAGDTGRADKVAPLLAARLAKDTLGRMDERIDELGNELAQARRELKEHQNEGLVSRLTGFLDEMGIGFGWTGLYFTAFLALWKGQTPGKRLLGLRVVRLNGEPMTLWTGFERFGGYAAGLVTGLLGFAQVYWDRNRQMIHDKIVETVVVREK; this comes from the coding sequence ATGGCTCGCGAAAAGCCCTCGTACGTCATCACTCCCGATTCGTTCACGCTCAGCCCCGCCATCATGGGGCTGCCCCTGGCGCGCCCGTCGCGTCGCCTGGCGGCCATGCTGCTGGACCTGCTCCTGGTGGCCATCCTGGTGAACCTGGGCGGCGTCCTCCTGGCCGTGGCCGCCGCGTTCGTGGCGTTCCGCCTGGCGGCCCGCCTGGCGCCGAAGGGTGCGGGACGGCTGGCGGGGCTGGCGCGCGTGGGCATCCGCTCGTTCGGCGCGATCGTGCTGTTCGTCGTGGCGCTGAACCTGTGGGACGGCGTGGGCGACTGGTTCCGCGGCTGGGGCGACAACGTCACTGTGAGCACGGGTCCCGGCGCCGGGGCCCAGGCCGCGGTGAGCGCCCTTCGCATGGCGCCCGAGCTGATGCGCCTGCAGAACGCGTCGACAGAAGAAGAGGCGCGCCGCGTCGCGCCGCAGGTGGTTTCGGGGCTTCGCCAGGCCGGCCTGTCGGACGAGGATGCCGGCGAGGCGCTGCGGGAGATGGTGGAAGACGCGGAGCAGCCCTGGATGGGGGCCGTGGTGAACGACGCGCTCAAGTCCCGCGCCCCGGCGGACGTGGAAGCGCTGACGCTGCGGACGGACTCGCTGGCCAGCAGCTACGCGGCGGCGCTCGCCGCGGGCGACACGGGGCGCGCTGACAAAGTGGCACCCCTGCTGGCGGCGCGGCTGGCGAAGGACACGCTGGGCCGCATGGACGAGCGCATCGACGAGCTGGGGAACGAGCTGGCCCAGGCGCGGCGGGAATTGAAGGAGCACCAGAACGAGGGGCTGGTGTCGCGGCTCACGGGGTTTCTGGACGAGATGGGGATCGGGTTCGGCTGGACGGGCCTGTACTTCACCGCGTTCCTGGCGCTGTGGAAGGGGCAGACGCCGGGCAAGCGGCTGCTGGGACTGCGCGTGGTGCGCCTGAACGGCGAGCCGATGACGCTGTGGACGGGCTTCGAGCGCTTCGGCGGATACGCCGCCGGGCTGGTGACCGGCCTCCTGGGCTTCGCGCAGGTGTACTGGGACCGCAACCGCCAGATGATCCACGACAAGATCGTGGAGACGGTGGTGGTAAGGGAGAAGTAG